The genomic DNA TTTTCCTCAGGAAAGCCTGATATTCCTGTCTCTGGTATAATATCTACTCGACAAAACACATCCTACCGCTTATATAATGTGACCTCGCCTATagtctttttatgttttctgctaCTGTTTCAGAGGGAATTCGCGCCACAGACTTTGAGGAATCTATGAGATTCCAGAGGGTCTTGCAAGGTCAAGAAATTTTACCGGGTTTTATCAACACTTCTTCGGATGGTGGAGCCGGTGCTAGGAGAGGCCGCTTCAAAGGAACAGAATTTAACGACTCTTATGGGTTCCATAAGGTCTTGCAAGGTCAAGAAACAGTTCCCGCTTACTCAATAACCGATCATCATCGGCAGCATGGGTTGAGCCAAAGGAACATATGGTGTGGGCCGTTCCAGAACTTTAGCACCCGTATCCTCCCCCCATCTGCgtcatcatcaccttcttccGTACTGCTAACCAACTCGAACAGTCCAAACGCACGCCTGGAGGATCATCACGGAGGTTCAGGCAGGTGCAGGCTGTTTGGTTTCCCGTTAACCGAAGAGACCACATCGGTTGCATCTGCGACGGTTGTCCCATGTGTTGAAGGAAACTCCATGAAAGGCGCTTCAGCAGTGCAAAACAATCATCACCGTTCGCAAGGAAGGGACATCTATGCAATGAAAGACATGTTGCTAGACATTGCTCTCTAGGgttcttttggtttattattattattatgtgtgtttttatttgCTTGTTGGTTAAGTAAAGTTCTTATCTTTAGTTGATTTATTATGATGATTACTTCCTGCTAACTTTTGGGAATGTCACAAGTTGACAATGATGACTTATGGAAGTAGACTTGTAAAACTTGTTCACTTTTGTTGCaagaatggtttttttttttttttagttaggcTCAGTGTTCTGTTTTGTCTCAAATCAACCGGTTATCTCCGGTTTAATGCGCAAGTCTACATTAAACCGGAAAGAGTCCGATAATACCAAAaattaatctctctctctctctctctgtctctgccATTCAAAGTAATCTTGATTCCAAAACAATGGAGGAGACGACATGGGAACAGAGACTACAAGCGGTGACACACATACTCACAAACccaacaacaaaaccatcacTTCACTCCCAATTCTTGATCGGAGCCCTAATCCCAAGCTACACCTCGTGGGATTACCCTCCGGTCTATTCGCAGAAGCATCTCCGTCGTCAATGGTGGGTTTCTCAATTCATCAAAAGGGTATCGAGACTCGGGCTTCCTGATACCACCTGGAGGTCGAATTGCCCGTATTATCAGCCGCCGGCGGCGATCNTCCAAAACAATGGAGGAGACGACATGGGAACAGAGACTACAAGCGGTGACACACATACTCACAAACccaacaacaaaaccatcacTTCACTCCCAATTCTTGATCGGAGCCCTAATCCCAAGCTACACCTCGTGGGATTACCCTCCGGTCTATTCGCAGAAGCATCTCCGTCGTCAATGGTGGGTTTCTCAATTCATCAAAAGGGTATCGAGACTCGGGCTTCCTGATACCACCTGGAGGTCGAATTGCCCGTATTATCAGCCGCCGGCGGCGATCATGGCGGTGGAGGAAGGGAGATGGGGCAAAGAGGAGAGGATAGAGTACGCGAGGAAGAGGCTGAGGAGGAAGAGATTGGTGAACGAAGTGAATCCTTATATTCCTCTTTTGGTTCCTAATTTGCTTCTCTTTACTCTCTTGTTATGGGATCCTATTCCTGAGTAATCAATCTGTAAAAGACGcttattgaatttttattgtaaaaccAATATCTGTGTTTCTGTTTTGTactattaaaaaagaagaagagacataaAAACGGGTTagttgtttggtttgaattgGTTCGATTTGATCCGGTTTGgttttttaggggttaatatGTTTGGATTGGGTCGTCGTCACAAAATAGAGAAACTCAACTAGTTTTGGGGATTCATTTGTCTTCGCTTTAAACTTAAAACTTTATAAGGTTGGATGGTGCTTATTGTCAATTTGTCACAACCAACAAGAAAGGACTTTGATTAGTGCTATTACACTTACTAGTACTGGAATTATGGACTTTTGAATAGTGGTAGTAGTACTACTAGTGTATAATATTGAGCAGAATAGTACGTTGCCGACTGCtactattttttggttttttttttttttttcaatttttgtgtAGGATAGAGAAATTGATAGTTATGATGTAACTTAACTAGCTAATTAGCGGAATAATAGTGTGTATATGGTTGTGCATTTTGCAGTGAGGAGGATAAGTGATTTGGGCAAGCTTCCCTATCATTCACTATCTCTTCAACCCACCAATCTTTATTAGTTAGTTCCAACGGCAAGTCATGCTACTCCCAAATACTTTGACAAAATCTAACAAATggatgatctcaccctttgctTGTACTATCTTGTGGGTCTAAATCATTAaccaaatctttattttatttttatgaatacGTGTATTTTATCTTTCCCCCTAAAAGATTTGTGTGGAGCCGTTTATTATCGTTTTCTTAATTCGGTAGTTGAGATCTATCTTAATATTGTCCGAAAAGGAGAAGTACCAACTCTCTTCCCCATACTCACAGAAGTCAAATGAAGCTTGAAACTTTTGTCAagcatttaattttattaggtaaaatatttaagaattaCGAACAAGCTATGTTTGCTTATTTATTGATCGATG from Camelina sativa cultivar DH55 chromosome 7, Cs, whole genome shotgun sequence includes the following:
- the LOC104700046 gene encoding uncharacterized protein LOC104700046; the protein is MEETTWEQRLQAVTHILTNPTTKPSLHSQFLIGALIPSYTSWDYPPVYSQKHLRRQWWVSQFIKRVSRLGLPDTTWRSNCPYYQPPAAIMAVEEGRWGKEERIEYARKRLRRKRLVNEVNPYIPLLVPNLLLFTLLLWDPIPE